Part of the Pseudomonas abietaniphila genome is shown below.
TCGCCGTAGGTGGTGAAGTCTTTTTCGACCTCGATCCACAACTCGGTGTCCGCCAGGCGCACACGGTCGCCGACGGTGGGGCCGAACATGTCGGCGTAGGCTTGTCTGGAAATTTTCATGTGTTCGCCTTGATTCAATGATCGTTCCCACGCTCTGCGTGGGAACGCATCTGTTGACGCTCTGCGTCGCAAAACGGACGCCGAGCGTCCAGTCTGGCGTTACCACGCGGAGCGTGGGAACGATCAATACGTTTTCGAAAGGGGGCCGATTACAAATCGCCCATCACGAGTGCGGCAAAACCGAACACCCGACGATGGCCGGCCAGGTCCACCAGCTCAACCTCCCGAGCCTGCCCCGGTTCGAAGCGCACGGCGGTGCCGGCCGGGATGTTCAGGCGCATGCCCCGGCTGGCGGGGCGGTCGAAGGTGAGCGCGTCGTTGGTCTCGAAAAAATGAAAATGCGAGCCGACCTGAATCGGACGGTCGCCGCTGTTGGCGACGCTGAGGGTGATCGTCCGGCGATCGGCATTGAGCTCGATCTCACCGGGCTGGATCTGGTATTCACCAGGAATCATGCGCTCTTCCTCGACAGTAACTTGTAGTAAATGGCAGTGGCGTGGTACTCGCCGTCCGGGTTGCAGGCGTAGTCCGGCAGCGTGCCGGAGAGCTGGTAGCCCAGCGCGCGGTAGAAATCTTCGGCAGGCGAACCCGCCAGCGTGTCGAGGAACAGCAACCCGCGATTGTGCTGCTGCGCGGCCTGTTCCACGGCGTTCATCAATTGCGTCGCGAGTCCGCGACGACGGGCGTGATGCAGCACCAGCAGTTTCTGCACCTCCGCGCGATTAAGCCCATTGGCCTTCTGGCACAGCGCCAGTTGCACTGTGGCCAACACCTGCTCTTCCTGCACAACGACCCACAGCAACACCTTGCCCTGCTCGACTTCCGTCTTGACGCTTTCCCACCAGCTGTAAGCCTCGTCGGCGCTCAGGTCGGCCATGAACCCCACCGATGCGCCTCGATGCACCGCGTCCAGCAGCAACGCGACCAGACCGTGGCGGTAATGCGCAAAGCTTTCGCGGGTGACACGTCGTAACTGAGCGGCATTCATGAGTCGGCTTCCTTCAAGAGAGAGCAATCAGGGCACACAGGGTTGCTAGGCGTTTTTTGTTGCGGGTGCCTGAGACGGCGGCGCCGAGGCACCCGGTGTCAGGTCCAGCTGCATGAATGTCAGGTCCAGCCAGCGGCCGAACTTGGTGCCGACCTGCGGCATCTGTCCGGTGGTGATGAAACCCTGCCTTTCATGCAGGTGGATCGACGCAGCGTTTCCGCTTTCGATGGCGGCGACCATCATGTGCTTGTCGCAGGCCCTGGCGCGTTCGATCAACGCCTTCATCAGCAATGGACCCAAGCCGTTGCCGCGCTGGTCGGCACGCACGTAAACCGAGTGCTCGACGGTGTGGCGAAAACCTTCGAACGGGCGCCAGTCACCGAACGAGGAGTAGCCCAGCACCTGATGGGTGTCATCCACGACCACCAGAATCGGGTACGCCTGCGTCTGGCGCGCGGCGAACCAGGCTTCGCGGTTGGCCAGGTCCACGGGTTGCTCGTTCCAGATCGCAGTGGTGTTGAGGACGGCGTCGTTGTAGATGTCCAGCACGGCAGGCATGTCAGTCAGCAGTGCGTCACGAATCGTATACGTCATGTTCGTTTTCACTTGTGCAAAGGGTGTTTCAGGCAATCGGCTGATGCACGGTCACCAGCTTGGTGCCATCCGGAAAGGTGGCCTCGACCTGGATTTCAGGGATCATTTCCGCAATGCCTTCCATCACTTGTTCGCGGGTCAACAGGGTGGTGCCGTAATGCATCAGCTCAGCGACCGTCTGCCCATCGCGGGCGCCTTCCAGCAGCGCGGCCGAAATGAACGCCATCGCTTCCGGGTAATTGAGCTTGAGGCCCCGAGCCAACCGCCGCTCGGCCACCAGGCCTGCAGTGAAGATCAGCATCTTGTCTTTTTCGCGTGGAGTCAGATCCATGTTTTTTTCCGTTTCAAAACCAAATAAATGAAAGCGCCGCGACCTCTGTAGGAGCGTGGCTTGTCCCGCGATCGGTTGCGAAGCAATCGTAATTCCTGCTGGCCGGGTATATCTGACACTCCGCGTGTCTGGGTTTGCTGC
Proteins encoded:
- a CDS encoding urease subunit beta is translated as MIPGEYQIQPGEIELNADRRTITLSVANSGDRPIQVGSHFHFFETNDALTFDRPASRGMRLNIPAGTAVRFEPGQAREVELVDLAGHRRVFGFAALVMGDL
- a CDS encoding GNAT family N-acetyltransferase, producing MNAAQLRRVTRESFAHYRHGLVALLLDAVHRGASVGFMADLSADEAYSWWESVKTEVEQGKVLLWVVVQEEQVLATVQLALCQKANGLNRAEVQKLLVLHHARRRGLATQLMNAVEQAAQQHNRGLLFLDTLAGSPAEDFYRALGYQLSGTLPDYACNPDGEYHATAIYYKLLSRKSA
- a CDS encoding GNAT family N-acetyltransferase; translated protein: MTYTIRDALLTDMPAVLDIYNDAVLNTTAIWNEQPVDLANREAWFAARQTQAYPILVVVDDTHQVLGYSSFGDWRPFEGFRHTVEHSVYVRADQRGNGLGPLLMKALIERARACDKHMMVAAIESGNAASIHLHERQGFITTGQMPQVGTKFGRWLDLTFMQLDLTPGASAPPSQAPATKNA
- the ureA gene encoding urease subunit gamma → MDLTPREKDKMLIFTAGLVAERRLARGLKLNYPEAMAFISAALLEGARDGQTVAELMHYGTTLLTREQVMEGIAEMIPEIQVEATFPDGTKLVTVHQPIA